The genomic segment gctggagtacaatggcacaatctcggctgactgcaacatccgcctcctgggttcaagcagttctctgcctcagcctcccaagcagctgggattacaggtgctcgccaccacacctggctaatttttgtagtagagacttggccaggctggtcttgaactcctgacctcgtgatccacccaccttggcctccctaagtgctgggattacaggcatgagccaccatgcctggccagcaagTGATTCTTTTCCATAAATACATCCATTCCCATCACTGAGCTAGCCCTTCCATATAATGCAAGATAACTGTAGAgagaagacaaaggcagagagtGGAAGGCTCATTTAGCTTTGCATCCTCACATGCATTATAGAATATGGTCAGAGAATAGCTTCAGAATTGAGAAAGGTCTAGGTTGGAATCTTGACTGTACAGCTTAGTAACCAAATTACTTAGCCTCTCCATGTCTCAgcgtcctcatctataaaatggagagagGGGTTGTACAGATGAAATATAAGGTATGTAAAATATCTAACCCAATGCCTGTCAGAACACACCTAATAAGATACACTCATGGCACCAACTTTCTCTCATGGTTCTCTCTTCAAGCATGTTATATATTCCCTTTCAACGAGTACTTTGTAAATTCTAATGGCTGTAAAAATTAGCTTGCAAAATAGCATAAGATTGCATGATGGCAAACATCATTGCTTTCCTCCAGAAAGCATGAGCTAGAGAACCTAGCATGGCAGCATATCAGCTGTGCTTCCCATCCAGAGGTAAGGCTGGGCCCAGCCAGAAGGGAAAGGCAGAAATTTACTCTGATTAACACCAACCCTTCTTTTTGACTACCTCCCAACAACTTTGTCTCCATTACCAACTAGGCAGTACCTTCCAGGCCttttacacatgcacacacacacacacacacacacacacacacacacacacacacacacacacacacgcacagagagagagagagagagacctacattttatttatccccCTCTTTTCTTCACATAGGTAGGAGTATGTAGTATGATGTGGTAGAAATGGCCtgagctttgaagccagacacaCTGGTGATTTCCCACAGGAAACTGGTTCAAATTGACCCCATTTTGCCAAGGCCTCATCCCAGCCATTTCTACCTTCTCTGTCAAGGTTAAGGCATGTACAATCTCTCACCTAAACCTCATAAAACAACCCCTGTCCAGACTCTTCACTCCACAACAATTCTCCTCTGTTCATCTCTCATTGGCTGCCATGAAGATCTATGTCCACATTTTACCCACCTCCTCCCCCAGTGAACAACCATTCTGTGAATATGGCAGCGATGAATATTAATACTGCTACTATCACTGTTATGACAGCTTGTCTTTATTAAGGCATTGTGCTAAGGGCTATGGATATGTTAGATCATGTTATTTCTCTCAGCAACCCTGTAAACTGagtattatttttccagttttacaaataagaaaactaagactcagagaaCTTgggtaacctgcccaaggtcataaGTCTCAAATATAGAAGCTCTGGAATTTCAAACAGGTTAGTTCATTCATCAGTATACCCATCAATTCATTCCCTCAACATTCAAAATAGTTTTTGAGTGTATTCACTGTTCCAGGAACCAGTGAAGCTAGGTTTTGGTTATCAACAAACAAGATGGCTGCTATTCTTGTCTTACAGGGATTTATCTTCAGTCTGATTCCAAATCCTGTTTCTTTACCACTACATGTATCATTTCCCAAATTAGGGATCAAACAGTCGTACCAGTTAGTATAGTATACCTTAACCTGGAAAAGGACTGACACACTCACTTACCTGGAGACTATAGCCTGATATACCCTGCCATCACCCTTCACGAGCAAAAGGAAAAACTTCTAAATAGTTCTAGAAAATTCAGACTATATTCTGGAAGTACAACTCTGGAAGCCTGGGACCCCTGCATTCTAGTTCTGTTCAATTTGAATATGGCACTAATGTGGGAGTCCATGAGTGTCTGTCACTCACGGCTGGCCACACCCCCTATTCTTGCACAGGTTCCCTCCCTGCCTGAGGGAAGTATTTCTAACAGATATTTCAGTTCACTTCCTTGTCAGGCTGGCCTTGCCTCACTTCTAGGATTATTTCTCTAACTGTCTACTACACACAGCCAGGCCACACAGGTAGGTTCCTACTTAGTATTTTAGTATGATTTCAGAAACACTGAGAAGCTAATGGTACCATCTCCTTCTCCAGGGCTACTGCACTGCCCATCTCCAGGGACACAGACAACAAAGTGTGACAGGTGCCCCTGGGAGAAGAGgctctgtctctcctctcccacAATACACTATTAATTCCTTACATACTCCCAGATGCCCCCAGATACACCAACCTTTCCTTCtgcatttagaaaattttaaatgcaaatgccCTTCTAAAAGATCATATTCGGCAGACGGTGACAGACGGAGCTGCGGACCCAATCGGAACCTCTGGCTTAAGAGTGATCATGTTTCTCCAGTATTACCTCAGTGAGCAGGGAGATTGGGTCTATACACTGGAGAAATTTGACCCAATGGGACAACAGACCTGCTCAGCCCTTGCTGCTCAGTTCTCCCCAGATGACAAATACTCCCGACACCGAATCACCATCAAGAAACGCTTCAAGGTGCTCATGACCCAGCAACTGCACCCTGTCCTCTGAAGGTCCCTTAAACTGATGTCTCTTCTGCCACTCATTACCTCTCAGAGACTCCGTA from the Macaca thibetana thibetana isolate TM-01 chromosome 11, ASM2454274v1, whole genome shotgun sequence genome contains:
- the LOC126930941 gene encoding H/ACA ribonucleoprotein complex subunit 3-like, which encodes MFLQYYLSEQGDWVYTLEKFDPMGQQTCSALAAQFSPDDKYSRHRITIKKRFKVLMTQQLHPVL